A stretch of Nymphalis io chromosome 29, ilAglIoxx1.1, whole genome shotgun sequence DNA encodes these proteins:
- the LOC126779609 gene encoding acyl-CoA Delta(11) desaturase-like, whose protein sequence is MPPFSSTSVRDVSELPKDGDEEEEFEKLIAPQAAPRKYDIVYRNLLTFGYGHLSALYGLYLACTVATWSTLIFHYTIFVLASIGVTAGAHRLWTHRAYKAKMPLQVLLMIMNTFAFQNTVMDWVRDHRMHHRYSDTDADPHNATRGFFYSHMGWLLVRKHSEVKRRGKSIDMSDIYANPVLRFQRKYAIPFIGSVCFLLPTIIPMYFFGETLTTAWHLTLLRYLTNLHATFLVNSAAHLWGNKPYDSNIKPVQNLAVSIVAFGEGFHNYHHVFPWDYKTAELGNNALNLTTFFIDFFAWLGWAYDLKQASDDIIKSRSMRTGDGSNAWGIK, encoded by the exons ATGCCACCATTCTCATCAACGAGTGTGCGTGACGTCAGTGAACTGCCGAAAGATGGCGACGAGGAAGAAGAGTTCGAAAAGCTGATAGCCCCTCAAGCAGCACCACGAAAATATGACATCGTGTATCGTAACTTATTAACCTTCGGTTACGGGCACCTATCAGCTTTGTACGGATTATACCTCGCTTGCACCGTCGCTACGTGGAGCACGCTTATATTTC ACTATACAATATTCGTGTTAGCATCTATCGGTGTGACGGCGGGCGCGCATCGGCTCTGGACCCACAGGGCGTACAAGGCGAAGATGCCCTTGCAAGTTCTTCTGATGATCATGAATACATTCGCATTCCAGAACACGGTGATGGATTGGGTGCGTGACCACCGGATGCATCACAG GTATAGCGATACGGACGCTGATCCCCACAACGCCACTCGCGGATTTTTCTACTCGCATATGGGCTGGCTTCTAGTGAGGAAGCACTCAGAGGTCAAGAGGCGCGGTAAATCAATAGACATGTCGGATATATACGCGAATCCTGTACTCCGATTTCAGAGGAA aTACGCCATACCATTCATAGGATCAGTCTGCTTTTTACTACCAACCATCATACCAATGTACTTCTTCGGAGAAACATTGACAACCGCATGGCACCTAACATTATTGCGGTACCTGACGAACCTACACGCGACATTCCTAGTCAACAGCGCCGCACATCTATGGGGCAACAAACCGTACGACAGCAACATAAAACCGGTTCAAAATCTGGCCGTTTCGATCGTGGCATTCGGCGAGGGTTTCCATAACTATCACCACGTGTTCCCGTGGGATTACAAGACGGCCGAGCTCGGTAATAACGCTTTGAATTTGACGACGTTTTTTATCGATTTCTTCGCGTGGCTGGGCTGGGCTTACGATCTCAAACAGGCTTCGGATGATATAATAAAGTCAAGGTCGATGAGGACCGGAGACGGCAGCAATGCGTGGGGTATTAAATGA